A DNA window from Setaria viridis chromosome 2, Setaria_viridis_v4.0, whole genome shotgun sequence contains the following coding sequences:
- the LOC117842154 gene encoding uncharacterized protein isoform X2 — MPQKHTDKNHTAKSKRVEQTPRRMDSESKSPSPRHVLFLLYGILMFLSSNNATLSSAQTSNSSDSEADRQALLCFKSGISADPAGVLRSWRNDSLNFCSWRGVNCSTTLPIRVVSLELWSVQLKGQLSSCMVTLTSLVRVDLSNNDLSGSIPEEIGAIPSLETLMLSGNRLAGIIPLSLGTSASLRYVHLAANNLSGEIPGTLFNNSSNLVAVDFSQNSLSWAIPYFQKTTSLILLDLSANFLSGSIPASLGNVSSLNYIRLAQNNLKGSIPEALGHILNLSFLDLGYNQLSGNVPATIYNVSSLRFLSLSNNVLDGQILFNTGHSLPNLKSLILSGNKFSGMVPASLTNMSKLQVIGLSSNLLSGPIPSLGSLSNLSRLILGSNMLQGEDWAFLTSLTNCSQLLMLALDGNSLNGTIPSTIGNLRNLIILALSRNRFTGEIPSTLGNLSQLNQLSLDDNLLSGNIPASLGQYQRLTMLNLSVNNLDGSIPSEILNISSLSLGLDLSNNNLTGMIPPEIGKLINLGLLNVSSNKLYGEIPPELGLCVVLSSLQMEGNMLSGIIPQSLSALKAIQQMDLSENNLSGQIPEFFEDFRTIHHLNLSYNKLEGPIPTGGIFANSSNAVMLEGNMALCQRIPIFSLPICPTTSASKRKINARLLLIIAPPVIIALLSFLCVIATVMKGKTTQPSESYRETMKKVSYGDILKATNWFSLVNKISSSHTASVYIGRFEFDTDLVAIKVFHLDEQGSLHSFFTECEVLKHTRHRNLIQAITLCSTVDFENNEFKALVYEFMANGSLDMWIHSRQHQGSPRRVLSLGQRISILADVASALDYLHNQLVPPLIHCDLKPSNVLLDYDMTSRIGDFGSAKFLSSSLNSSPEGLVGASGTIGYIAPEYAMGCKISTGGDVYGFGVLLLEMLTAKRPTDKLFGCYELGRMQSSDETW, encoded by the exons ATGCCCCAAAAACACACTGACAAAAATCATACAGCCAAAAGCAAACGAGTAGAACAGACACCGAGACGCATGGATTCTGAATCCAAATCTCCGTCTCCCCGGCATGTGCTCTTTCTACTGTATGGCATCCTCATGTTTCTGTCCTCCAACAACGCTACCTTGTCATCAGCACAGACCAGCAATAGCTCCGACTCCGAGGCTGACCGACAAGCCCTCCTCTGCTTCAAGTCCGGCATCTCCGCCGACCCTGCCGGTGTCCTCCGGTCATGGCGCAATGACTCGCTCAACTTTTGCAGCTGGAGAGGGGTCAACTGCAGCACGACCCTCCCGATCCGTGTGGTGTCCCTAGAACTATGGTCTGTGCAGCTCAAAGGACAACTATCCAGTTGCATGGTGACCCTTACATCTCTGGTGAGGGTGGACCTTTCAAACAATGATCTTTCTGGAAGCATACCTGAGGAGATAGGCGCGATTCCGAGCCTCGAAACTCTGATGCTTTCTGGAAACAGACTTGCAGGTATCATCCCTCTGTCACTGGGTACATCTGCTTCTCTTAGATATGTTCATCTTGCAGCGAACAACTTATCTGGGGAGATCCCAGGTACCCTATTCAATAATTCATCCAACCTTGTCGCAGTGGACTTCTCACAGAATTCTCTTTCTTGGGCAATTCCATATTTCCAAAAAACGACATCTCTGATTTTACTTGACCTTTCTGCAAACTTTCTTTCTGGAAGTATACCAGCATCTTTAGGAAACGTTTCATCCTTAAATTACATCCGACTAGCACAGAACAACTTGAAAGGGTCGATTCCAGAAGCCTTGGGTCATATCCTGAACTTAAGCTTTCTAGATCTAGGTTACAACCAATTATCGGGGAATGTCCCAGCCACGATATACAATGTCTCATCACTCAGATTCCTTAGCTTAAGCAATAATGTGCTTGATGGACAGATACTTTTTAACACAGGCCACTCACTCCCAAACCTCAAATCATTGATCTTGAGTGGCAACAAATTCAGTGGAATGGTTCCAGCTTCACTGACCAACATGTCGAAGCTCCAAGTAATTGGTCTCTCAAGTAATTTACTGAGTGGCCCGATTCCATCTCTAGGATCCTTGAGCAACTTGAGCCGACTGATTCTAGGAAGTAACATGCTACAAGGTGAAGACTGGGCTTTTCTAACCTCCCTAACAAATTGCAGTCAATTGTTAATGTTAGCACTGGATGGGAATTCCCTGAACGGAACCATTCCCTCAACTATTGGGAATTTAAGAAACTTGATTATCCTGGCATTGTCTAGGAACAGGTTTACAGGGGAAATCCCATCCACACTCGGTAATCTCTCTCAATTGAACCAGCTTTCCCTGGATGATAACTTATTGTCTGGAAACATCCCAGCAAGTCTAGGACAGTACCAAAGGTTGACTATGTTAAATCTATCAGTCAATAACCTTGATGGATCCATACCAAGTGAAATCCTCAACATTTCTTCGCTTTCTTTGGGGTTGGACTTGTCAAACAACAACCTTACAGGAATGATACCACCAGAAATTGGAAAACTGATCAATCTTGGCCTATTGAATGTTTCCAGCAACAAGTTATATGGTGAAATACCACCTGAACTTGGCCTGTGTGTTGTCTTGTCATCCCTTCAGATGGAAGGAAATATGCTTAGTGGGATTATTCCTCAGTCTCTCAGTGCACTGAAGGCCATACAACAAATGGATCTCTCTGAAAACAACTTATCTGGTCAAATTCCAGAATTCTTCGAGGACTTCAGGACCATACATCATCTTAATCTATCATACAACAAACTGGAAGGACCAATTCCAACCGGTGGAATCTTCGCAAATAGTTCAAATGCAGTCATGCTAGAAGGTAACATGGCACTATGTCAACGAATTCCCATATTTTCATTGCCGATCTGTCCCACCACTTCAGCATCAAAAAGGAAAATCAATGCACGCCTCCTGCTGATAATAGCTCCACCAGTTATTATCGCTTTATTGTCATTTTTATGTGTTATTGCCACTGTTATGAAGGGAAAAACAACCCAACCATCTGAAAGCTATAGAGAGACAATGAAGAAGGTGTCATATGGAGACATTCTTAAAGCCACCAATTGGTTCTCTCTAGTCAACAAGATCAGCTCAAGTCATACAGCATCAGTCTACATTGGTCGGTTTGAGTTTGATACAGACCTTGTTGCCATCAAGGTATTTCATCTTGATGAGCAAGGTTCGCTCCATAGCTTCTTCACTGAGTGTGAAGTGTTAAAGCATACCCGCCATCGCAATCTCATTCAAGCAATCACCTTGTGCTCGACAGTAGATTTTGAGAACAATGAATTCAAAGCTCTAGTATATGAGTTCATGGCAAATGGTAGCCTAGACATGTGGATACACTCAAGGCAACACCAAGGTAGCCCAAGGAGGGTGTTAAGTTTAGGTCAAAGGATTAGTATTCTGGCAGATGTGGCTTCTGCTCTTGATTATCTGCACAACCAATTGGTACCTCCATTGATTCACTGTGATTTGAAGCCTAGCAATGTTCTTTTGGACTATGACATGACCTCACGCATTGGTGACTTTGGGTCAGCGAAGTTTCTCTCTTCAAGTCTTAACAGCAGTCCAGAAGGCTTGGTTGGAGCCTCAGGAACCATCGGATATATTGCACCTG AGTATGCAATGGGATGCAAAATCTCAACCGGTGGTGATGTTTATGGTTTTGGGGTGCTGCTACTAGAAATGCTCACGGCAAAGCGACCGACTGACAAACTATTTG GTTGCTACGAGCTTGGAAGGATGCAAAGTTCTGATGAGACATGGTGA
- the LOC140222058 gene encoding uncharacterized protein, producing METAAAAMLEAGVGRFSRAPALAAALLAEMWAPLAVALAALATLPSLLRRLQVIVLRLRSRGKEVIQSHIGTYYSSGDEDDEDEDGDEHDEEESSDEADTSSSGEEEDLKRIGFYDGAADGGFPWGGAVVRTWQGLPRALSGCSISTSLGGGGARFAAINGALPAVRLWAASTASCEQWWAGADEGGCAGGAAAEALPSPPAPADQVVVGWRRDDAASRRRRRAPLPRRVHAN from the coding sequence atggagacggcggcggcggcgatgctggaGGCCGGGGTGGGGCGGTTCtcgcgggcgccggcgctggccgcGGCGCTGCTGGCCGAGATGTGGGCGCCGCTGGCCGTGGCGCTGGCGGCGCTAGCCACGCTGCCCAgcctgctgcggcggctgcAGGTCATCGTGCTGCGCCTCCGCTCCCGGGGGAAGGAGGTCATCCAGTCGCACATCGGGACCTACTACTcctccggcgacgaggatgatgaggatgaggacgGCGACGAGCATGACGAAGAGGAGAGCTCCGACGAGGCGGACACGAGCTcctccggcgaggaggaggatctGAAGCGGATCGGGTTCTacgacggcgcggcggacggcggcttCCCCTggggcggcgccgtcgtccgGACCTGGCAGGGCCTGCCGCGCGCCCTCTCCGGCTgctccatctccacctccctcggcggcggtggcgcgaggTTCGCCGCCATCAACGGGGCGCTTCCGGCGGTGAGGCTGTGGGCCGCCAGCACGGCCAGCTGCGAGCAGTGGTGGGCCGGCGCCGATGAAggcggctgcgccggcggcgcggccgcggaggcgctgccctcgcccccggcgccggcggaccaGGTGGTCGTCGGGTGGCGGCGCGACGACGCCGcgtcccggcgccggcggcgtgcccCGCTGCCCCGCCGCGTCCACGCCAACTGA
- the LOC117846048 gene encoding uncharacterized protein, with protein MDIKKRSSSPLLSLLLLLIIAADSAAAQVFCRSQFNLANEACSLRNFGGPNPARPLELHSNSSSAASYELQAEHHDHHEHHHEHEHEHEREHTAHSRRHGLGHGGRDPYDTACCRRLMGIDNACICQAMSFLPVFMSKVKHAIKLSPVPGCDVSFECGAI; from the coding sequence ATGGACATCAAGAAGAGATCCTCATCGCCATTGCTTTCCCTGCTTCTGCTTCTCATCATTGCCGCGGACAGCGCCGCGGCGCAGGTGTTCTGCCGGTCGCAGTTCAACCTGGCCAACGAGGCCTGCAGCCTGCGCAACTTCGGCGGGCCCAACCCGGCGCGGCCGCTGGAGCTCCACAGCAACAGCTCCTCGGCGGCGTCCTACGAGCTGCAGGCGGAGCACCACGACCACCACGAGCACCACcacgagcacgagcacgagcacgagcgGGAGCACACCGCCCACAGCCGGCGGCACGGCCTCGGGCACGGTGGCCGCGACCCCTACGACAccgcctgctgccgccgcctcatGGGCATCGACAACGCCTGCATCTGCCAGGCCATGTCCTTCCTCCCGGTGTTCATGAGCAAGGTCAAGCACGCCATCAAGCTCAGCCCCGTCCCCGGCTGCGACGTCTCCTTCGAGTGCGGCGCCATCTGA
- the LOC117842154 gene encoding uncharacterized protein isoform X1, with translation MPQKHTDKNHTAKSKRVEQTPRRMDSESKSPSPRHVLFLLYGILMFLSSNNATLSSAQTSNSSDSEADRQALLCFKSGISADPAGVLRSWRNDSLNFCSWRGVNCSTTLPIRVVSLELWSVQLKGQLSSCMVTLTSLVRVDLSNNDLSGSIPEEIGAIPSLETLMLSGNRLAGIIPLSLGTSASLRYVHLAANNLSGEIPGTLFNNSSNLVAVDFSQNSLSWAIPYFQKTTSLILLDLSANFLSGSIPASLGNVSSLNYIRLAQNNLKGSIPEALGHILNLSFLDLGYNQLSGNVPATIYNVSSLRFLSLSNNVLDGQILFNTGHSLPNLKSLILSGNKFSGMVPASLTNMSKLQVIGLSSNLLSGPIPSLGSLSNLSRLILGSNMLQGEDWAFLTSLTNCSQLLMLALDGNSLNGTIPSTIGNLRNLIILALSRNRFTGEIPSTLGNLSQLNQLSLDDNLLSGNIPASLGQYQRLTMLNLSVNNLDGSIPSEILNISSLSLGLDLSNNNLTGMIPPEIGKLINLGLLNVSSNKLYGEIPPELGLCVVLSSLQMEGNMLSGIIPQSLSALKAIQQMDLSENNLSGQIPEFFEDFRTIHHLNLSYNKLEGPIPTGGIFANSSNAVMLEGNMALCQRIPIFSLPICPTTSASKRKINARLLLIIAPPVIIALLSFLCVIATVMKGKTTQPSESYRETMKKVSYGDILKATNWFSLVNKISSSHTASVYIGRFEFDTDLVAIKVFHLDEQGSLHSFFTECEVLKHTRHRNLIQAITLCSTVDFENNEFKALVYEFMANGSLDMWIHSRQHQGSPRRVLSLGQRISILADVASALDYLHNQLVPPLIHCDLKPSNVLLDYDMTSRIGDFGSAKFLSSSLNSSPEGLVGASGTIGYIAPEYAMGCKISTGGDVYGFGVLLLEMLTAKRPTDKLFGNNLSLHKYVDLAFPDKINEILDPQMQNKEDEVLCNLHLQNYIIPLVEIGLMCSMESPKDRPGMRDVFAKIFAIQEAFIQTF, from the exons ATGCCCCAAAAACACACTGACAAAAATCATACAGCCAAAAGCAAACGAGTAGAACAGACACCGAGACGCATGGATTCTGAATCCAAATCTCCGTCTCCCCGGCATGTGCTCTTTCTACTGTATGGCATCCTCATGTTTCTGTCCTCCAACAACGCTACCTTGTCATCAGCACAGACCAGCAATAGCTCCGACTCCGAGGCTGACCGACAAGCCCTCCTCTGCTTCAAGTCCGGCATCTCCGCCGACCCTGCCGGTGTCCTCCGGTCATGGCGCAATGACTCGCTCAACTTTTGCAGCTGGAGAGGGGTCAACTGCAGCACGACCCTCCCGATCCGTGTGGTGTCCCTAGAACTATGGTCTGTGCAGCTCAAAGGACAACTATCCAGTTGCATGGTGACCCTTACATCTCTGGTGAGGGTGGACCTTTCAAACAATGATCTTTCTGGAAGCATACCTGAGGAGATAGGCGCGATTCCGAGCCTCGAAACTCTGATGCTTTCTGGAAACAGACTTGCAGGTATCATCCCTCTGTCACTGGGTACATCTGCTTCTCTTAGATATGTTCATCTTGCAGCGAACAACTTATCTGGGGAGATCCCAGGTACCCTATTCAATAATTCATCCAACCTTGTCGCAGTGGACTTCTCACAGAATTCTCTTTCTTGGGCAATTCCATATTTCCAAAAAACGACATCTCTGATTTTACTTGACCTTTCTGCAAACTTTCTTTCTGGAAGTATACCAGCATCTTTAGGAAACGTTTCATCCTTAAATTACATCCGACTAGCACAGAACAACTTGAAAGGGTCGATTCCAGAAGCCTTGGGTCATATCCTGAACTTAAGCTTTCTAGATCTAGGTTACAACCAATTATCGGGGAATGTCCCAGCCACGATATACAATGTCTCATCACTCAGATTCCTTAGCTTAAGCAATAATGTGCTTGATGGACAGATACTTTTTAACACAGGCCACTCACTCCCAAACCTCAAATCATTGATCTTGAGTGGCAACAAATTCAGTGGAATGGTTCCAGCTTCACTGACCAACATGTCGAAGCTCCAAGTAATTGGTCTCTCAAGTAATTTACTGAGTGGCCCGATTCCATCTCTAGGATCCTTGAGCAACTTGAGCCGACTGATTCTAGGAAGTAACATGCTACAAGGTGAAGACTGGGCTTTTCTAACCTCCCTAACAAATTGCAGTCAATTGTTAATGTTAGCACTGGATGGGAATTCCCTGAACGGAACCATTCCCTCAACTATTGGGAATTTAAGAAACTTGATTATCCTGGCATTGTCTAGGAACAGGTTTACAGGGGAAATCCCATCCACACTCGGTAATCTCTCTCAATTGAACCAGCTTTCCCTGGATGATAACTTATTGTCTGGAAACATCCCAGCAAGTCTAGGACAGTACCAAAGGTTGACTATGTTAAATCTATCAGTCAATAACCTTGATGGATCCATACCAAGTGAAATCCTCAACATTTCTTCGCTTTCTTTGGGGTTGGACTTGTCAAACAACAACCTTACAGGAATGATACCACCAGAAATTGGAAAACTGATCAATCTTGGCCTATTGAATGTTTCCAGCAACAAGTTATATGGTGAAATACCACCTGAACTTGGCCTGTGTGTTGTCTTGTCATCCCTTCAGATGGAAGGAAATATGCTTAGTGGGATTATTCCTCAGTCTCTCAGTGCACTGAAGGCCATACAACAAATGGATCTCTCTGAAAACAACTTATCTGGTCAAATTCCAGAATTCTTCGAGGACTTCAGGACCATACATCATCTTAATCTATCATACAACAAACTGGAAGGACCAATTCCAACCGGTGGAATCTTCGCAAATAGTTCAAATGCAGTCATGCTAGAAGGTAACATGGCACTATGTCAACGAATTCCCATATTTTCATTGCCGATCTGTCCCACCACTTCAGCATCAAAAAGGAAAATCAATGCACGCCTCCTGCTGATAATAGCTCCACCAGTTATTATCGCTTTATTGTCATTTTTATGTGTTATTGCCACTGTTATGAAGGGAAAAACAACCCAACCATCTGAAAGCTATAGAGAGACAATGAAGAAGGTGTCATATGGAGACATTCTTAAAGCCACCAATTGGTTCTCTCTAGTCAACAAGATCAGCTCAAGTCATACAGCATCAGTCTACATTGGTCGGTTTGAGTTTGATACAGACCTTGTTGCCATCAAGGTATTTCATCTTGATGAGCAAGGTTCGCTCCATAGCTTCTTCACTGAGTGTGAAGTGTTAAAGCATACCCGCCATCGCAATCTCATTCAAGCAATCACCTTGTGCTCGACAGTAGATTTTGAGAACAATGAATTCAAAGCTCTAGTATATGAGTTCATGGCAAATGGTAGCCTAGACATGTGGATACACTCAAGGCAACACCAAGGTAGCCCAAGGAGGGTGTTAAGTTTAGGTCAAAGGATTAGTATTCTGGCAGATGTGGCTTCTGCTCTTGATTATCTGCACAACCAATTGGTACCTCCATTGATTCACTGTGATTTGAAGCCTAGCAATGTTCTTTTGGACTATGACATGACCTCACGCATTGGTGACTTTGGGTCAGCGAAGTTTCTCTCTTCAAGTCTTAACAGCAGTCCAGAAGGCTTGGTTGGAGCCTCAGGAACCATCGGATATATTGCACCTG AGTATGCAATGGGATGCAAAATCTCAACCGGTGGTGATGTTTATGGTTTTGGGGTGCTGCTACTAGAAATGCTCACGGCAAAGCGACCGACTGACAAACTATTTGGTAACAATCTTAGCCTTCATAAGTATGTGGACCTAGCATTCCCTGATAAAATCAATGAGATTTTAGACCCCCAAATGCAAAACAAGGAAGATGAAGTTCTTTGTAATCTACACTTGCAAAACTATATCATACCATTGGTTGAAATTGGCCTTATGTGTTCCATGGAATCACCAAAAGATAGACCAGGAATGCGAGATGTGTTTGCAAAAATTTTTGCCATCCAAGAGGCATTTATTCAAACCTTTTGA
- the LOC117846047 gene encoding ethylene-responsive transcription factor ERF119, giving the protein MLRSRKMPPMRKVRIFCSDPDATDSSGDENDENPKKEKKIIREVLVPVKKYKTSQPLRPIMPCGIKDLNGPERKVPSSRYRGVRLRDSGRWQAEIRNPLTKKREYSLHDTEEEAAAAYQAKWNQFHVEMLAMKAEPPMSEHAASNSSLVSCVSSSVSCEQKAQEAQNRVGPLMEMHREPMDESLLNFSPKALEISEDVMLNPKDEHQASDSDSPADEFPPDGFTRQDMFTVRDFITATYKPLDDDYIGLADISHLPLPIKDPEFDLDAELDWSGFDFASMEHELELL; this is encoded by the coding sequence ATGTTGCGGTCCAGGAAGATGCCCCCTATGCGGAAGGTTCGCATTTTCTGCTCTGATCCTGATGCAACCGACTCCTCCGGTGATGAAAATGATGAGAacccaaagaaagaaaagaaaattataagAGAGGTGCTAGTTCCTGTAAAGAAATATAAAACCTCACAGCCTCTAAGACCCATCATGCCATGTGGAATAAAGGATCTGAATGGTCCAGAGAGGAAGGTACCATCGAGCAGGTACCGTGGTGTGCGCCTGCGGGACTCAGGTCGCTGGCAAGCAGAGATACGCAATCCTTTGACAAAGAAAAGGGAGTACAGTTTACATGACACTGAGGAGGAGGCTGCTGCGGCGTATCAGGCAAAATGGAACCAGTTTCATGTAGAGATGCTGGCCATGAAAGCTGAGCCGCCCATGTCAGAACATGCAGCCTCCAACTCATCCTTGGTTTCCTGCGTTTCTTCATCTGTATCATGCGAGCAGAAGGCACAAGAAGCTCAGAACAGAGTAGGACCATTAATGGAGATGCACCGTGAGCCTATGGATGAAAGCTTACTGAATTTCTCCCCCAAAGCTCTTGAGATTTCAGAGGATGTCATGCTAAACCCGAAAGATGAGCATCAAGCCAGTGACTCTGACAGCCCGGCTGATGAATTCCCACCTGATGGTTTCACCAGGCAAGATATGTTCACAGTCAGAGATTTTATTACCGCTACATACAAACCTCTGGATGATGACTATATTGGCCTGGCTGACATTAGCCACCTGCCTCTTCCCATCAAGGACCCAGAATTCGACCTGGATGCAGAGCTTGATTGGAGTGGGTTCGACTTCGCTTCAATGGAACATGAACTCGAGTTACTGTGA